From Patescibacteria group bacterium, a single genomic window includes:
- the ligA gene encoding NAD-dependent DNA ligase LigA — MTSDLKKRVELLHKQIDDLRYRYHVLNDPEITDAMYESLMDELRKIEQDHPELITPDSPTQRVAGKPSEKFEKVTHTVTQWSFNDAFEENDILDWEERIMKILEKELGSRPKDLDYVCELKIDGLHMVLTYVNGELQTAATRGDGKVGEDVTTNIKTIWSVPLKLKEKIDIIAEGEVWLDKKMLEKINSERAKNDEPLFANPRNAAAGTIRQLDPKIVANRKLSLTAYDISSDNAPSTQKEELEKLKELGFKTDTHWRVCKNIGEIFKFHNDWQDKKTTQEFWIDGVVIKVNQKKYQNLLGFTGKAPRWAIAYKFPAEQGTTKINEVIWGVGRTGAITPVAVMDPVKLAGTTVTHATLHNFDEIKRLGVKVGDTVVVEKAGDIIPKVMRVLDKMRNGSEKTIKEPTKCPVCGSPVKKKEISDKKQGASVAIFCTNSNCYAQQTKNLIHFVSKSAFDIDGMGERIVETLIDEGLIKSPADIFSLTQGDLEPLERFAEKSAENLVSAINTAKNVTLSRFINALGIRHVGEETAVKLAEHFGSLEKIMKAEMTDLEKIADIGPQVSGSIYEYFNNKENIKAVAELLNNGVKILREAKKSGKLNGKTFVITGSLDTMSREDAKEKIRALGGQISESVSRKTDYVVVGHEPGSKFEKAREFGIKTVDEKEFLKMVEV; from the coding sequence TCGAACAGGACCATCCGGAACTTATAACTCCGGATTCGCCTACACAAAGAGTGGCCGGAAAGCCGTCGGAAAAATTTGAAAAAGTTACTCACACGGTGACGCAGTGGTCTTTTAATGACGCTTTTGAAGAAAATGATATTTTGGATTGGGAAGAAAGAATAATGAAAATTTTGGAAAAAGAGTTGGGTTCGCGGCCTAAGGATTTGGATTATGTTTGCGAACTGAAAATTGACGGCCTGCACATGGTTTTGACGTATGTAAACGGCGAACTGCAAACCGCAGCCACGCGCGGCGATGGCAAGGTGGGTGAGGATGTAACCACAAATATTAAAACAATTTGGTCTGTGCCGTTAAAGTTAAAAGAGAAAATAGATATTATAGCCGAAGGGGAAGTGTGGCTGGATAAAAAAATGCTGGAGAAAATCAATAGTGAGCGGGCTAAAAATGATGAGCCGCTTTTTGCCAATCCGCGCAACGCGGCCGCCGGCACCATTCGTCAGCTTGATCCCAAAATCGTAGCGAATCGGAAATTGTCGTTGACTGCCTATGATATTTCCAGCGATAACGCGCCGTCAACGCAAAAAGAAGAGTTGGAAAAATTAAAAGAGTTGGGTTTTAAAACAGACACACATTGGCGGGTTTGTAAAAATATCGGTGAGATTTTTAAATTTCATAATGATTGGCAAGATAAAAAAACCACCCAGGAATTTTGGATTGACGGCGTGGTGATAAAGGTAAATCAAAAAAAATATCAAAATTTGCTTGGCTTTACGGGCAAGGCGCCGCGTTGGGCAATTGCCTATAAGTTCCCGGCCGAGCAGGGGACAACCAAAATAAATGAAGTGATTTGGGGAGTTGGGCGTACCGGCGCGATAACTCCGGTGGCAGTGATGGATCCGGTGAAATTGGCCGGAACAACGGTTACGCACGCCACTTTGCATAATTTTGATGAGATCAAGCGGTTGGGTGTAAAAGTTGGCGATACGGTGGTGGTGGAAAAAGCCGGAGATATTATTCCCAAAGTGATGCGAGTTTTGGATAAAATGCGAAATGGCAGTGAAAAAACCATAAAAGAACCGACCAAGTGTCCGGTTTGCGGCAGCCCGGTGAAAAAGAAAGAAATTTCCGATAAAAAACAGGGCGCCTCGGTGGCAATTTTCTGCACTAATTCAAATTGTTATGCTCAGCAGACAAAAAATTTGATCCATTTTGTTTCCAAATCAGCGTTTGATATAGACGGCATGGGTGAAAGAATTGTGGAAACATTAATTGATGAAGGATTGATCAAAAGTCCGGCAGACATTTTTTCTTTAACCCAAGGGGACCTGGAACCGCTGGAGAGATTTGCCGAAAAATCGGCCGAAAATTTAGTGAGCGCCATAAACACGGCCAAAAATGTTACTTTATCAAGGTTTATAAACGCTCTTGGCATCCGTCATGTGGGTGAGGAGACAGCCGTGAAACTGGCGGAACATTTTGGCAGTTTGGAAAAAATCATGAAAGCGGAAATGACTGATTTGGAAAAAATTGCCGACATTGGTCCGCAGGTGTCCGGTTCAATATATGAATATTTTAATAATAAAGAAAATATAAAGGCCGTTGCAGAATTATTAAATAACGGCGTGAAAATTCTGCGTGAAGCGAAGAAATCCGGAAAATTAAACGGCAAAACCTTTGTTATTACCGGCAGTTTGGACACGATGAGCCGGGAAGACGCCAAAGAAAAAATTCGTGCCTTGGGCGGGCAAATTTCCGAAAGTGTGAGCAGAAAAACGGATTATGTGGTGGTGGGTCATGAGCCGGGCAGTAAATTTGAAAAAGCGAGAGAATTTGGGATAAAAACTGTAGATGAAAAGGAGTTTTTAAAAATGGTTGAGGTGTGA